The Callospermophilus lateralis isolate mCalLat2 chromosome 3, mCalLat2.hap1, whole genome shotgun sequence genome has a segment encoding these proteins:
- the Ubr7 gene encoding putative E3 ubiquitin-protein ligase UBR7 — translation MAGAEGNAGRQSELEPVVSLVDVLEEDEELENEACAVLGGSDSEKCSYSQGSVKRQALYACSTCTPEGEEPAGICLACSYECHGSHKLFELYTKRNFRCDCGNSKFKNLECKLFPDKAKVNSCNKYNDNFFGLYCICKRPYPDPEDEVPDEMIQCIVCEDWFHGRHLGAIPPESGDFQEMVCQACMKRCSFLWAYAAQLAVSKISAEDDGLMLNVDGVGDQEVIKPGNGDHQGSTFKEEVPEPGKDAVKDPKAEQKNEPCTSSTSECDLQTVVKNQSLNSESQSGCKLQELKDKQFIKRDAATYWPLNWRSKLCTCQDCMKMYGDLDVLFLTDEYDTVLAYENKGKIDQATDRRDPLMDTLNSMNRVQQVELICEYNDLKTELKDYLKRFADEGTVVKREDIQQFFEEFQSKKRRRVEGMQYYCS, via the exons ATGGCTGGTGCTGAGGGGAATGCTGGACGGCAGTCGGAGCTGGAGCCTGTGGTGTCGCTGGTCGACGTACTTGAGGAGGACGAGGAGCTGGAGAACGAGGCGTGCGCCGTCCTGGGCGGCAGCGACTCCGAGAAGTGCTCCTACTCGCAG GGCTCAGTAAAGAGACAGGCACTCTATGCCTGTAGTACCTGTACCCCAGAGGGAGAAGAACCAGCAGGAATTTGTCTAGCTTGCAGTTATGAATGTCATGGTAGTCATAAACTATTTGAGCTGTACACAAAAAG AAATTTTCGTTGCGATTGCGGAAACAGCAAGTTTAAAAATTTGGAATGCAAATTATTTCCT GACAAAGCAAAGGTAAATTCTTGTAATAAGTACAATGACAACTTTTTTGGATTATACTGCATTTGCAAGAGACCTTATCCTGATCCTGAAGATGAG gtTCCAGATGAGATGATCCAGTGTATAGTCTGTGAAGACTGGTTTCATGGAAGG CATCTTGGTGCCATTCCCCCTGAGAGTGGGGATTTCCAAGAGATGGTGTGCCAGGCTTGTATGAAACGTTGTTCTTTCCTGTGGGCTTATGCTGCACAGTTGGCAG TAAGTAAAATATCTGCTGAGGATGATGGTTTAATGCTAAATGTTGATGGAGTAGGTGATCAGGAAGTTATCAAACCCGGAAATGGAGATCACCAAGGTAGTACCTTCAAAGAGGAGGTTCCAGAACCTGGAAAGGATGCTGTCAAAGATCCTAAGGCAGAGCAGAAAAATGAACCATGTACCAGCTCTACTTCTGAATGTGATCTCCAG ACAGTGGTTAAGAATCAAAGCCTCAACTCAGAATCACAATCTGGCTGCAAACTTCAGGAGCTTAAAGATAAGCAGTTTATAAAGAGAGATGCTGCCACCTATTGGCCTTTGAACTGGCGTAGCAAGTTGTGCACCTGCCAAGACTGTATG aaaatgtatgGAGATCTAGATGTCCTGTTCCTGACAGATGAATATGACACAGTTTTGGCCTATGAAAACAAAGGCAAGATTGACCAGGCAACTGATAGGAGGGACCCTTTAATGGATACCCTTAACAGCATGAACAGAGTCCAACAAGTGGAACTCATTTGTG AATACAATGACTTGAAGACCGAACTGAAAGATTACCTGAAGAGATTTGCTGATGAAGGCACG GTTGTTAAGAGAGAGGACATTCAGCAGTTCTTTGAAGAATTTCAgtcaaaaaagagaagaagagtGGAAGGAATGCAGTATTATTGCAGCTAG
- the LOC143641547 gene encoding EKC/KEOPS complex subunit GON7-like isoform X3, whose protein sequence is MELSGEYVGPDGEQQRLRVLCDGTGDADSLQNLLSGVTQMKELVSDFFGPLVQQEAQGRVAPDETLDGCWTSAR, encoded by the exons ATGGAGCTTTCAGGAGAGTATGTTGGTCCCGACGGGGAGCAGCAGCGACTGCGGGTACTCTGTGACGGGACCGGGGACGCCGACTCTCTTCAGAACCTGTTGTCGGGTGTGACCCAGATGAAGGAGCTGGTATCCGACTTCTTTGGTCCCTTGGTACAGCAGGAAGCGCAGGGCCGCGTGGCCCCAGACGAGACGTTGGACG GCTGCTGGACCTCTGCACGTTGA
- the LOC143641547 gene encoding EKC/KEOPS complex subunit GON7-like isoform X2: protein MELSGEYVGPDGEQQRLRVLCDGTGDADSLQNLLSGVTQMKELVSDFFGPLVQQEAQGRVAPDETLDGDGEDDAEDENNIDKRTNSDGPSAKRPKLPS from the exons ATGGAGCTTTCAGGAGAGTATGTTGGTCCCGACGGGGAGCAGCAGCGACTGCGGGTACTCTGTGACGGGACCGGGGACGCCGACTCTCTTCAGAACCTGTTGTCGGGTGTGACCCAGATGAAGGAGCTGGTATCCGACTTCTTTGGTCCCTTGGTACAGCAGGAAGCGCAGGGCCGCGTGGCCCCAGACGAGACGTTGGACG gtgATGGTGAAGATGATGCAGAAGATGAAAATAACATTGATAAAAGAACTAACTCAGATGGACCATCTGCAAAACGGCCAAAACTGCCTTCTTAG
- the Lyset gene encoding lysosomal enzyme trafficking factor isoform X1 has translation MVACSEMPKPPDYSELSDSLTLAVGTGRFSGPLHRAWRMMNFRQRMGWIGVGLYLLASAAAFYYVFEINETYNRLALEHIQQHPEEPGEGTTWTHSLKVRLLSLPFWLWTIIFLIPYLQMFLFLYSCTRADPKTVGYCIIPICLAVICNRHQAFVKASNQISRLQLIDT, from the exons ATGGTGGCTTGTTCTGAAATGCCAAAACCACCCGATTATTCAGAACTGAGTGACTCTTTAACGCTTGCCGTGGGAACAGGAAGATTTTCGGGACCACT GCACAGAGCATGGAGAATGATGAACTTCCGTCAGCGGATGGGGTGGATCGGAGTGGGACTGTATCTGTTAGCAAGTGCAGCAGCATTTTACTATGTTTTTGAAATCAATGAGACTTACAACAGGCTGGCTTTGGAGCACATTCAACAGCACCCAGAGGAGCCTGGTGAAGGAACCACATGGACACACTCCTTGAAAGTTCGCTTACTCTccctgcctttttggttgtggacaATTATTTTTCTGATACCTTACTTACAGATGTTTTTGTTCCTTTATTCTTGTACAAGAGCTGATCCCAAAACTGTGGGCTACTGTATCATCCCCATATGCTTGGCAGTTATTTGCAATCGCCACCAAGCATTTGTCAAGGCTTCTAATCAGATCAGCAGACTACAACTGATTGACACATAA
- the Lyset gene encoding lysosomal enzyme trafficking factor isoform X2 has protein sequence MMNFRQRMGWIGVGLYLLASAAAFYYVFEINETYNRLALEHIQQHPEEPGEGTTWTHSLKVRLLSLPFWLWTIIFLIPYLQMFLFLYSCTRADPKTVGYCIIPICLAVICNRHQAFVKASNQISRLQLIDT, from the coding sequence ATGATGAACTTCCGTCAGCGGATGGGGTGGATCGGAGTGGGACTGTATCTGTTAGCAAGTGCAGCAGCATTTTACTATGTTTTTGAAATCAATGAGACTTACAACAGGCTGGCTTTGGAGCACATTCAACAGCACCCAGAGGAGCCTGGTGAAGGAACCACATGGACACACTCCTTGAAAGTTCGCTTACTCTccctgcctttttggttgtggacaATTATTTTTCTGATACCTTACTTACAGATGTTTTTGTTCCTTTATTCTTGTACAAGAGCTGATCCCAAAACTGTGGGCTACTGTATCATCCCCATATGCTTGGCAGTTATTTGCAATCGCCACCAAGCATTTGTCAAGGCTTCTAATCAGATCAGCAGACTACAACTGATTGACACATAA
- the LOC143641547 gene encoding modulator of apoptosis 1-like isoform X1, with protein MALRLLEDWCRGMDMNPRKALLITGIPQTCGVAEIEEALRAGLAPLGEYRLLGRMFRRDENRNVALIGLTEETSHDMVPKEIPGRGGVWRVIFKPPEPDNEFLRKLNEFLEEEGMTVGELTRVLGCGRNPFDQGMIPEMQAAMLTQALDEALQPSLQYLNYKKLRLFSGRDPPEPGEEEFGSWLFHTTQMMKTWQVSDTEKRRRLIESLRGPAFDIIRILKINNPLIKAHECLQALETVFGVTDNPRELQVKYLNTYQKDKEKLSAYVLRLEPLLQKLVQRGAIEKGDMNQARLEQIIAGAIHRTVRRQLDLPEDGPAPGLLQLLALIKDKEAAEEEAAFLQRGLEGHFT; from the coding sequence ATGGCCCTGAGGCTTTTAGAAGACTGGTGCAGGGGGATGGATATGAACCCTCGGAAAGCGCTATTGATTACCGGCATCCCCCAGACCTGTGGTGTGGCCGAAATCGAGGAGGCTCTACGGGCTGGTTTGGCTCCTTTGGGGGAGTACAGACTGCTTGGGAGGATGTTCAGAAGGGATGAGAACAGGAACGTAGCCTTAATAGGCCTTACTGAGGAGACAAGTCATGATATGGTTCCTAAGGAGATACCGGGGAGAGGGGGTGTGTGGAGAGTGATCTTTAAGCCGCCAGAACCGGATAATGAATTTTTAAGGAAATTAAATGAGTTTTTAGAAGAAGAGGGCATGACAGTGGGTGAGTTGACCAGAGTTCTTGGGTGTGGACGTAACCCCTTTGACCAGGGCATGATCCCTGAAATGCAGGCAGCTATGTTGACACAGGCATTAGATGAGGCTCTTCAGCCTTCCCTCCAATAcctaaattataaaaaattgaGACTGTTCTCAGGCAGGGATCCTCCAGAACCAGGGGAAGAAGAATTTGGATCATGGCTGTTTCATACTACTCAGATGATGAAGACATGGCAGGTGTCTGATACAGAAAAGAGAAGGCGATTGATAGAGAGCCTTCGTGGCCCAGCATTTGATATTATTCGTATCCTCAAGATAAATAATCCTTTAATTAAAGCCCATGAATGCCTTCAGGCTCTTGAGACAGTATTTGGGGTTACTGATAATCCTAGGGAGTTGCAGGTCAAATATCTAAACACTTACCAGAAGGATAAAGAAAAGTTGTCTGCTTATGTACTAAGGCTAGAGCCTTTATTACAGAAACTGGTACAGAGAGGAGCAATAGAGAAGGGTGATATGAATCAGGCCCGCCTAGAGCAAATCATAGCTGGGGCGATTCACAGAACAGTTCGAAGACAGCTTGATCTGCCAGAGGATGGTCCAGCTCCAGGCTTACTTCAGTTACTGGCACTGATAAAGGATAAGGAGGCAGCTGAGGAGGAGGCAGCCTTTCTCCAGAGGGGGTTAGAAGGGCATTTCACCTGA